Sequence from the Clostridium botulinum genome:
ATCTCATAGTATAAGTTTTCATTTGTTTTAAATCTATATTATTTTTACCAACAAATATTTTACTAATTATATCTAATGCTTTACTTCCAGAAATTCTAATAATAGAAACTCCACCCTCACCAATAGGGGTTGCTATACCACAAATGGTATCAAATTCTCTCATAATCTGATTCTCCTCATGTTATTAATTTTGTGATTTATTTGTATTATTATAACCAATGAATATGGAATTAGTCAAAGTCACATGCATTAGCTTTATTTTATCAAATTATTGATATATACATAAGTATACTAGTCTTATTAATTACTAAAATTAGTATAGTTTTATCTTGATTTTATCCAAAAATAGCATTAATACATTAACTTTTAGTAATCGATAAATCTTATAATGCTAATTAACGACTCCAAAGTACTATAATAAAGCTGTTTTACTTCTTATATAGCTATATATTAAATTAAAACCAAAAAGGAAAGCCTCATCAAGGCTTTCCTTTTTAATTCTTTTTAAGTTCTACAACAACTCTTCTAAAAGGTTCTTTTCCCTCACTATAAGTGTTAACAAATGAATTATCTTGTAAAGCTGAATGAATAATTCTTCTTTCATAAGGATTCATCGGTTCTAGTCTAAACAGTCTGCCAGTTCTCTTTACTTTTTCAGCAGTTTTCTTTGCAACATTCTTAAGAGTTTCTTCTCTCTTTTTTCTATAATTCTCTATATCAAGTACGATTCTTTTATATTGAATGCTGCTATCTTTATTAATCATTAAAGAAATAAGGCATTGTAATGAATCTAAGGTCTCTCCCCTATAGCCGATAAGCAAACCTAGTTTATCACCTGACAAACTTACATTTATCACATC
This genomic interval carries:
- the jag gene encoding RNA-binding cell elongation regulator Jag/EloR: MRSVELEGKNVEEALNKALIELNTTKDMVNIEVLEHGSKGLFGFFNAKRAKIKVTLKYNYIDDIRNFIDKILDSMSIKAVIDINEQDDVINVSLSGDKLGLLIGYRGETLDSLQCLISLMINKDSSIQYKRIVLDIENYRKKREETLKNVAKKTAEKVKRTGRLFRLEPMNPYERRIIHSALQDNSFVNTYSEGKEPFRRVVVELKKN